The following nucleotide sequence is from Longimicrobiales bacterium.
CACGACGCCCGTCGGGATGGACCCGTAGGGGATTCCACCCACTGAAAATGAGGTAATTCTCCGCATTACAGTGGGTGCACTGAATTTCTAGCTTGGAACTGTCAGGTTAGGGCTCCATTCGAGAGATCTTCCATGCATACCACGCTCAGGACTGCCCCGGTTCTCGGGAGCGTCTTCTTTTCGATAGCATCACTCGCGCTCGCGCTTCCCGTGGCGACCGCGGCCCAAGCCACCGATCCCGAGACCGATACCCTGGTTTATCGGGTCGATCCCATCACCGTCACCGGGACGCGTGGTCTGCGGGAGGTATCAAAAACGCCCCTGCCAGTTTCCGTGATCCAGCGTCGTGACCTTATTCAGCAGCAGCCGAATACGGTCAGTGATCTCTTCCGTACGCTTCCGGGCCTCGACGTGGCGGGAGTGGGTGTGAACCAAGGCCGTCCACAGATCCGCGGGCAGCGGGGTCAACGCATTCTTCTGCTGTCCGACGGCATGCGTCTCAACAACTCCCGGAGACAACAAGATTTTGGTGCACTTCCGGCGCTCGTGGATGTGAATGGCGCCGAGCGGGTCGAGGTCATTCGCGGCCCGGCCTCCGTGTTATACGGATCGGATGCGATCGGGGGTGTGGTGAACATCATTTCTCGCCTCCCAATGGTGGACGGGCTGCACGGCACCGCGTCCATGCGGTACGGTGGCGTAGAGAGCCAGAAGGCCGGCTCCTTCCGGACCTACGGTCGATTCGGAGCGATCACGCTCCGAGCCGGCGGCACGTACCGAGAGGCTGAGGCCTACGTGGCTCCGTCTGGCTCCTTCGGCAACATCACGCTCTCCGACGATGTCCTCGTGTCCGGAACAGGCGCTCAGGATCAGAGCTTCGACTTCCGATTGGGTTATGACGCGGGTGGCACCCACTCGATGTTCGGCAATATCGAGCGCTACGAGGCCGAAAATTCCGGCTTCGGCGCGGTGGATCCGGTTCTTTACGACCCGGCAGGCTCGCCTGTCAACATCACCTATCCTTATCAGAACTTCACGAAAGTCTCCGCCGGCTACCGGGCGCAGGAGCTGACGACTCCGTTCGCGGATCAGTTCGAGATCTTGGCCTACAGTCAGCAAAATGACCGGCAGCTGAGCTTCGATATCGGTCCGTTCGGCATCGGCCGGGGGATGGCCATGTCGATCAATACGCTCAACTCGACCGAGATCCGCTCCTACGGCTTCAGAGCGGAGGCCCGAAAGCTCGCGACCCAACGTCTTCTTCTCACGTATGGAGTCGACGTTTGGAGGGACGGGGTCACCGGCACGGATGAAGGTCTCACGACAATGACGGGCTTCGGTCCGACACCAAGGGAGATCGTGGACAACACACCCCAACTGCCGGAAGCGACTTATTTCAGCGCAGGACTCTTCGGTCAGGGTGAGGTCCAGGCCACGGACCGCCTTTCCTTCGTAGCCGGCGCGCGCTGGCAGCACGTCAACGCCAAGACCTTCGCGACTGCCGGTTTGGAGGACCAGGCGCTTCTTGATATCACAGACGGTACTGTGGTTGCCGCATTGAACACTCTGTTCGAAATCTCGGACGCCGTCACCTTGCTCGGCACCGTGGGCCGGGGCTTCCGCTCGCCCAATCTGATTGAGCGCTTCTTTGACGGAGCGACACCAGAAAGCAGTGGTTATCAAGTCAGGAATCCGGAACTCGCGCCGGAGTCCAGCCTGAACTTCGACCTGGGTGTTCGCTTCCGGGAA
It contains:
- a CDS encoding TonB-dependent receptor, which produces MHTTLRTAPVLGSVFFSIASLALALPVATAAQATDPETDTLVYRVDPITVTGTRGLREVSKTPLPVSVIQRRDLIQQQPNTVSDLFRTLPGLDVAGVGVNQGRPQIRGQRGQRILLLSDGMRLNNSRRQQDFGALPALVDVNGAERVEVIRGPASVLYGSDAIGGVVNIISRLPMVDGLHGTASMRYGGVESQKAGSFRTYGRFGAITLRAGGTYREAEAYVAPSGSFGNITLSDDVLVSGTGAQDQSFDFRLGYDAGGTHSMFGNIERYEAENSGFGAVDPVLYDPAGSPVNITYPYQNFTKVSAGYRAQELTTPFADQFEILAYSQQNDRQLSFDIGPFGIGRGMAMSINTLNSTEIRSYGFRAEARKLATQRLLLTYGVDVWRDGVTGTDEGLTTMTGFGPTPREIVDNTPQLPEATYFSAGLFGQGEVQATDRLSFVAGARWQHVNAKTFATAGLEDQALLDITDGTVVAALNTLFEISDAVTLLGTVGRGFRSPNLIERFFDGATPESSGYQVRNPELAPESSLNFDLGVRFREGRLALEAFGFRNKLEGGIRIEALGTEVGGFPAFRNVNVDELLFRGIEFSADYQIGSGLSASGNLTWMDADNVLDVENPVGETFSSKVTGKLRYDAPSDRFWLSGDVRHNGDQLEVDFGANNPVGDLMPSFTVFSVRGGITVWESDSGMSHRLNLALTNLTNVLYAEFSNVGFFRPEPKRNLTLTWDVSF